One stretch of Daphnia pulicaria isolate SC F1-1A chromosome 6, SC_F0-13Bv2, whole genome shotgun sequence DNA includes these proteins:
- the LOC124343496 gene encoding uncharacterized protein LOC124343496 isoform X4 — protein sequence MPDLAEETKSQPLERQVRPCWSHSGRFLTLHKRRKKRPPTRAMTSDQALLDDLYHGPTHILLARISEWPFNAFALDRATGGRPLPTLCFHLFHQYGLMAHFHLDPVKVWKFFSLVEEGYHSNNPYHNAIHAADVTQAMHCFLQEEKMRCHLTPLEIAASLIAAMAHDLDHPGVNQPFLVATSNHLASLYKNASVLENHHWRSAMACLMESGMMDSLERTSAHELQRQIQSLILATDIARQQEFLSAFQGFLNTSSLDMQTGDHRHFMLQIALKCADICNPCRPWEVSRAWSLQVSEEFYRQGDLERRLGLPVTPLCDRFTSSVCKIQTGFFRFIAAPLFEEWHRFQATPLSWNMLNYLRSNKLKWDSILNDEESGDVNLAEYQLRDPAWSELGVLEMGIEKIHLRRASLPPGRSGLWTSNSANSSRVSQVERSMEEDSSGASMDPSKCVTGEPHPPRSLLPADSHDDSSLAEPTPGDSQHTADTPGLAFGLPARLPHRRESLPFNFPDRSRMELIQRQGRRESLPTDCSRTLNACDVLPELNITSMTPLPLKKDKRISQPTNCVQPTTSTPSTSSDRSFGCADEKENIVSTAYLKTETSRLTLRRGSAPTALHPLNWLDIPRSKRNGPATQFGRQGSLRLAKCLDQNEPGFRRRGSLPYELGRKLSGHESTVARLVPGSSDCAEFDIGVRRSSAPSDLLRNTGASIASCWIQFRDRVKMKGKEVVVSAGTGLMSDNGCGFAVRECRRRSLRRRRSGGPELFASVVRRGNNFTSAHLPPLPQSATCTHAKLKRTSSLSPPECSKPLVGSGDCNRDWLLLGRRGSGALELLAGLWRQNRDRSERSSFESDDSLLKPHRQRLSMDSSSSSDGIPCSALEEYCHLIGHGRTQRRGSCPADHSVLSGSSSGNFTQLNSR from the exons ATGCCAGATCTAGCAGAAGAAACTAAATCTCAGCCG CTCGAGCGACAGGTGCGCCCATGCTGGTCTCACAGCGGTCGGTTTCTCACGCTGCATAAACGCCGGAAAAAAAGGCCACCCACTCGGGCTATGACGTCGGACCAGGCCCTCCTTGATGACCTCTATCATGGCCCCACGCAC atACTTTTGGCTAGAATCAGTGAATGGCCTTTTAATGCTTTTGCCCTGGATAGAGCCACAGGGG GACGGCCTCTACCGACACTCTGCTTCCACCTTTTCCATCAATACGGACTCATGGCGCACTTTCATCTTGATCCTGTCAAAGTCTGGAAGTTCTTCA GTCTGGTAGAAGAGGGCTATCACAGCAATAACCCTTATCATAACGCCATCCATGCTGCTGATGTTACTCAAGCAATGCACTGTTTCcttcaagaagaaaag ATGCGTTGCCATTTAACTCCACTCGAAATTGCCGCCTCGCTGATTGCTGCCATGGCTCACGATTTAGACCATCCGGGCGTTAATCAGCCATTCTTGGTGGCCACGTCTAACCATTTGGCTTCTCTCTACAAG AATGCTTCGGTTTTAGAAAATCATCATTGGCGATCGGCTATGGCTTGTTTAATGGAAAGCGGTATGATGGACAGTCTTGAACGCACTTCGGCTCACGAACTACAACGCCAAATTCAATCGCTGATTTTGGCTACCGACATCGCTCGGCAACAGGAATTTCTCAGCGCTTTTCAA GGCTTTTTGAACACCAGCTCGCTGGACATGCAGACAGGGGATCACCGTCACTTTATGTTGCAAATCGCACTCAAGTGCGCTGACATCTGCAACCCGTGCCGTCCCTGGGAAGTGAGCCGGGCCTGGAGTTTGCAAGTGAGCGAGGAATTCTACCGACAAGGTGACCTGGAGAGACGACTGGGATTACCCGTCACGCCACTCTGCGACCGCTTCACTTCCTCCGTCTGCAAGATCCAAACTGGTTTCTTCCGTTTCATTGCCGCTCCCCTCTTCGAGGAGTGGCACCGCTTCCAGGCAACGCCGCTCTCCTGGAACATGCTAAACTACCTCCGCTCCAACAAa CTTAAATGGGATTCCATCTTGAACGACGAAGAGTCGGGCGATGTGAACTTGGCCGAGTATCAGCTGCGTGACCCCGCCTGGTCGGAACTGGGCGTTTTGGAAATGGGCATCGAGAAAATCCACCTGAGGAGGGCCTCACTTCCGCCCGGTCGCTCTGGCTTGTGGACCTCCAATTCGGCCAACTCCTCCCGAGTGTCGCAAGTGGAACGCTCAATGGAGGAAGACAGCTCCGGCGCTTCGATGGACCCTTCGAAATGTGTCACTGGTGAACCTCATCCGCCTCGATCTCTGTTACCAGCCGACAGCCACGATGATTCAAGCCTGGCCGAACCTACACCTGGCGACTCGCAGCACACAGCAGATACTCCTGGACTTGCTTTCGGTCTTCCAGCCCGCCTACCTCATCGGCGCGAGAGTCTTCCCTTCAACTTTCCCGATCGGTCTCGAATGGAGTTGATCCAGCGACAGGGACGACGGGAGAGCCTGCCAACCGATTGTTCAAGAACTTTGAATGCCTGCGACGTCCTTCCGGAATTGAACATCACCTCAATGACGCCTCTGCCTTTGAAGAAGGACAAGAGGATTAGTCAGCCCACCAATTGCGTTCAACCCACTACCTCTACTCCGTCCACTTCTTCTGATAGGAGTTTTGGATGCgccgatgaaaaagaaaacatcgtTTCCACTGCCTATCTCAAAACT GAAACGTCCCGGTTAACGCTGAGAAGAGGATCCGCCCCGACAGCTTTGCATCCATTGAATTGGCTGGATATTCCGCGCAGTAAACGCAATGGTCCGGCGACacaatttggccgtcaaggTTCACTTCGGTTGGCCAAATGTTTGGACCAAAATGAGCCGGGTTTCCGGCGGCGTGGATCTTTGCCCTATGAACTCGGTCGGAAACTCTCTGGTCACGAATCCACCGTTGCCCGGCTCGTTCCAGGCTCTTCCGACTGCGCTGAATTCGACATCGGGGTACGACGTAGTTCTGCACCGTCAGATTTACTACGCAACACTGGCGCTTCCATTGCCAGTTGCTGGATCCAGTTTCGTGATCGAGTTAAAATGAAG GGTAAAGAGGTTGTTGTGAGTGCCGGGACTGGGTTAATGAGTGACAACGGATGTGGTTTTGCTGTGCGTGAATGCCGAAGGCGCTCACTTCGAAGGCGTCGTTCGGGTGGTCCGGAACTCTTTGCTTCGGTTGTCCGCCGCGGCAACAATTTTACTTCGGCTCATCTACCTCCGCTACCTCAAAGTGCCACGTGTACTCATGCCAAATTAAAG AGGACGTCGTCCTTGTCACCTCCCGAATGTAGCAAACCTCTGGTGGGATCCGGAGATTGTAATCGTGACTGGCTTTTGCTGGGAAGACGTGGTTCCGGGGCACTTGAACTATTGGCCGGACTTTGGCGCCAGAATCGGGATCGATCGGAACGCTCCAGTTTTGAATCTGATGATTCTCTTTTAA aacctCATCGTCAGCGGCTATCAATGGACTCATCTTCGTCGTCAGATGGAATCCCGTGCTCAGCCCTGGAAGAGTACTGCCATTTGATAGGGCACGGGAGGACTCAACGACGAGGATCTTGCCCAGCTGACCATTCCGTTTTATCAG GAAGCTCCAGTGGGAATTTTACGCAATTGAACAGCAGATAA